One window from the genome of Danaus plexippus chromosome 3 unlocalized genomic scaffold, MEX_DaPlex mxdp_30, whole genome shotgun sequence encodes:
- the LOC116768725 gene encoding flap endonuclease GEN, translated as MGIKGLWTVLAPYSEKISLHEISGQTVAIDLAGWVCDSQNVTDYYIQPKLYLRNLFFRTLYLVLSDVNPIFVLEGDAPELKRDVMAARNALQFKGAAPKATTEKTKQTNITRTRFKGVLKECENLLRTMGVRCVKGRGEAEAACARLNAEGLVDAVVSQDSDCFAYGAKKVYRNFSVSSAGGGGATHGSVDVYDAVKMFNNKGFGRNKMVALALLCGSDYGVGVCGSSKTTVVSFLHTVPEDQVISRLLSWVSDPQHYEAQSRWVSVPGRCDRCGHAGRTHLKKGCSTCATHQGCNDTGHKSKLCDVKRELLLRNKALSSGIPFPEPKVMKEFLNSTPEDIDLDTLKIPKPSLIQFVKIMSYKLDWPQRYCVEKFLPLLTKWHLQDSVASRTLRPLEIRKKRHPKGVPSYEVVWGDIDGHYEGLIPDEQLEEDEDVSAPWVTIERQDLMVKYYPGIVEKYEESIKKPPKEKKTRCRKKKEENGNSEEVHKTKRKYTRKPKPITDFMTTLNRSLKNLSLSKKDTELNSSKVSVNVNKLKRKIKNNGKVKTKNTIESYLKPCKKKKSSTMTSLISGSQNKSKSFKLNLGNKENMEPKKHLLSMFNDSSSDVEANDLSDIVEKIVSRSAPSTKAKVDSNYVKLIFENKLDRKSILTQRFDQKNCSTPISSPIRKSCQQRRTSKSSISEAVDTSYFFDKLTEERDAFELSLEFSANLDYSLPKVEL; from the exons ATGGGTATAAAGGGGTTATGGACGGTGTTAGCTCCATACTCTGAGAAGATATCATTACATGAA attAGTGGTCAAACTGTTGCAATAGACTTAGCTGGATGGGTTTGTGATAGCCAAAATGTTactgattattatattcagcCTAAGCTATATCTAAG aaatctaTTCTTCCGAACTCTTTACTTAGTGCTAAGTGATGTAAATCCTATATTTGTGCTTGAGGGCGATGCTCCAGAACTTAAGAGAGATGTTATGGCTGCTAGAAATGCATTGCAGTTTAAAGGTGCAGCCCCTAAAGCTACCACagagaaaacaaaacaaactaaCATAACAAGAACAAGGTTCAAAGGGGTATTAAAAGAG TGTGAAAATCTCTTAAGGACAATGGGAGTGAGATGTGTAAAAGGTAGAGGAGAAGCTGAAGCTGCTTGTGCTAGATTAAATGCTGAAGGT ttaGTAGATGCTGTTGTATCCCAAGATTCTGACTGCTTCGCATATGGAGCTAAGAAAGTGTATCGCAACTTCAGTGTATCAAGTGCTGGTGGTGGAGGAGCCACACATGGCTCGGTGGACGTCTATGATGCTGTCaagatgtttaataataagg GGTTTGGACGTAATAAGATGGTTGCGTTAGCATTGCTCTGTGGTTCTGACTACGGAGTTGGTGTCTGCGGGTCGTCTAAAACAACCGTTGTTTCTTTTCTCCACACTGTCCCAGAAGATCAAGTTATATCGAG GTTATTATCGTGGGTGAGTGATCCACAGCACTACGAGGCGCAGTCCCGCTGGGTATCCGTCCCGGGTCGCTGTGACCGCTGCGGGCACGCGGGCCGCACTCACCTCAAGAAGGGTTGCTCCACGTGCGCCACTCACCAAGGATGTAACGATACTGGACATAA aTCAAAATTATGTGATGTAAAACGTGAACTATTGCTGCGCAATAAAGCCTTGTCGTCCGGCATACCGTTTCCGGAGCCGAAAGTTATGAAGGAATTCCTGAACAGTACACCAGAAGATATAGATCTAGACACTTTGAAGATTCCTAAACCCAGTTTAATACAATTCGTG aaAATCATGTCGTACAAACTGGATTGGCCGCAGCGGTACTGCGTTGAAAAGTTTCTGCCATTATTAACGAAATGGCACCTCCAGGATAGTGTTGCGTCTAGGACGTTACGACCGCTTGAAATCAGAAAGAAAAGACATCCGAAAG GCGTACCGAGTTATGAAGTTGTATGGGGGGATATTGATGGGCATTATGAAGGACTAATACCTGACGAACAGTTGGAag AGGACGAAGATGTTTCAGCACCTTGGGTGACGATCGAGAGGCAGGATTTGATGGTCAAATATTATCCCGGTATAGTAGAGAAGTATGAAGAGTCTATAAAGAAGCCCCCcaaagaaaagaaaacaagGTGCAGGAAAAAGAAGGAAGAAAATGGAAATTCTGAAGAAGTTCACAAGACAAAGAGGAAATATACTAGAAAACCAAAACCAATTACAGACTTTATGACTACCCTCAATAGGTCTTTGAAAAATCTAAGTCTGTCTAAGAAAGATACAGAACTGAATTCCAGTAAAGTGAgcgttaatgtaaataaactgaagagaaaaatcaaaaataacgGTAAAGTgaagacaaaaaatacaatcgAAAGCTATTTGAAACCGTGCAAAAAGAAAAAGTCTTCGACTATGACCAGTTTGATAAGTGGAAGTCAAAACAAGTCTAAGTCCTTTAAACTTAATTTGggaaataaggaaaatatgGAACCGAAAAAGCATTTGTTGAGCATGTTCAATGATAGTTCAAGTGATGTAGAGGCAAACGATTTATCGGATATTGTAGAAAAAATCGTATCGAGATCGGCTCCTTCAACTAAAGCAAAAGTGGACAGTAATTACGTGAAATTGATATTTGAGAATAAACTCGATAGGAAATCTATTCTGACGCAAAGATTTgatcaaaaaaattgttcgACTCCTATAAGCAGTCCGATAAGGAAAAGTTGTCAGCAGAGAAGGACGTCCAAATCCTCAATATCGGAAGCTGTAGACACCAGCtatttctttgataaattaaCAGAGGAACGAGATGCTTTTGAATTGTCTCTGGAATTCTCAGCGAACTTGGACTATAGCCTACCCAAAGTGGAGCTAtag